The following proteins are co-located in the Nitrospinota bacterium genome:
- a CDS encoding flagellar protein FlaG, with protein sequence MTVGRIDGFDQPVVPAVKHTENAGGQGKHPKREAAKASEVSDKVDIGHGPEPERKNTAYEYDISDGHNLVVKIVNRDNRTEVVRQYPSEEMVKFQKAYMQWMKTMGLEG encoded by the coding sequence ATGACGGTCGGCAGGATTGATGGATTCGACCAGCCGGTTGTCCCCGCGGTAAAGCACACGGAGAACGCCGGAGGTCAAGGGAAACACCCTAAACGGGAAGCGGCGAAAGCCAGCGAGGTTTCCGACAAGGTGGACATAGGCCACGGGCCGGAGCCTGAACGGAAAAACACGGCATATGAATACGATATTTCGGACGGCCACAACCTGGTTGTAAAAATTGTCAACCGGGACAATCGTACCGAAGTGGTGCGCCAATACCCCAGCGAGGAGATGGTGAAGTTCCAGAAAGCCTACATGCAATGGATGAAGACCATGGGGCTGGAAGGCTAA
- a CDS encoding VCBS repeat-containing protein, translating to MTRTLRTLALVLAMCAMAFPSPVNAAGANDEKKAQAIVEKTAGLFARFKSRVVKTEPGEVVISVPHSGLMVGSLTRITGADGSSIVALARVKSVSGDTALCAVLYQKGKIEPGKSRATGISNPVRALLIEKSGGEGIIGALEEAFAENPAFDIVPLELTQGAGAKASVTSPGKIAQSVKADFAFVISVEASKEASMVKITAFSPDAGNVAELTMRWTADKAVASHVAGQDDEKSFSISAGAGAKAGFLQKGSGAATHQQKEATRMAMDIRDRLSITKYQVDGEVASATWVKTGADGRALAMAVAGSLRIVTPENGRLKTIWETRPAGSPRILSVMAFDTDGDGMDEIFVNAAGSQGFESFVVEREGQGFAVKPTALPYYFSSTGGSLLAQKGMEEHPVATGQVFTVRRTGRQDYFFAPAFTLKGGEAPTGISRADLDGDGVMEIIGISSRGLLMIYNQSGALAWKGAGFGVTGKNIAVEKNFYLPVYPRILPVADSQAGLTLAVAASEYKPGGFLDKGGLEKSSIKFVQPAENGYTVEDRLLFAEGWISDIVEDPAAATAKGSVLGYALVIPGSLGDKSEIYLPNR from the coding sequence ATGACACGGACATTGCGGACACTGGCGCTGGTCCTGGCGATGTGCGCCATGGCGTTCCCATCGCCGGTGAATGCCGCCGGCGCAAATGATGAGAAGAAGGCCCAGGCCATCGTGGAAAAAACGGCGGGGCTTTTCGCCCGGTTCAAAAGCCGGGTGGTGAAAACAGAGCCGGGCGAGGTGGTCATATCCGTTCCCCATTCCGGCCTGATGGTGGGATCGCTCACGCGGATAACCGGGGCGGACGGATCATCTATTGTGGCGCTGGCCAGGGTGAAAAGCGTTTCCGGGGACACGGCCCTTTGCGCGGTGCTATACCAAAAAGGGAAAATAGAGCCGGGCAAAAGCCGGGCCACGGGAATCAGCAACCCGGTGCGCGCGCTGCTCATCGAAAAAAGCGGTGGAGAGGGGATAATCGGCGCTTTGGAAGAGGCGTTCGCGGAAAATCCGGCCTTCGACATTGTTCCCCTGGAATTGACGCAGGGGGCGGGGGCAAAGGCGTCCGTAACATCCCCCGGCAAGATCGCCCAGAGCGTGAAAGCGGACTTTGCTTTCGTGATTTCGGTGGAAGCGTCCAAAGAAGCCTCCATGGTGAAGATAACGGCCTTCTCTCCGGATGCGGGGAACGTGGCGGAATTGACCATGCGCTGGACCGCCGATAAAGCCGTCGCTTCTCACGTGGCCGGGCAGGATGACGAGAAGAGCTTCTCCATCTCCGCCGGGGCGGGCGCGAAGGCCGGATTCCTCCAGAAAGGCTCCGGCGCGGCCACCCATCAGCAAAAAGAGGCCACGCGGATGGCCATGGACATACGCGACAGGCTTAGCATAACAAAATACCAGGTGGACGGCGAGGTGGCCTCCGCCACGTGGGTGAAAACAGGAGCCGACGGGCGGGCGCTGGCCATGGCCGTTGCCGGGAGCCTTCGGATTGTCACTCCGGAAAACGGCAGGCTGAAAACAATCTGGGAGACCCGCCCCGCCGGTTCCCCCCGGATTTTAAGCGTGATGGCGTTCGACACCGACGGCGACGGGATGGACGAGATATTCGTCAACGCCGCCGGTTCCCAGGGTTTCGAATCGTTCGTGGTGGAGCGTGAGGGGCAGGGTTTCGCCGTCAAGCCCACCGCGTTGCCCTACTATTTCTCCTCGACGGGGGGCTCCCTGCTCGCCCAGAAAGGAATGGAAGAACACCCTGTGGCCACCGGGCAGGTTTTCACCGTCCGGCGCACGGGGCGGCAGGATTACTTTTTCGCCCCCGCGTTCACCCTCAAGGGGGGCGAGGCTCCCACCGGGATAAGCCGGGCGGACCTGGACGGGGACGGGGTGATGGAGATCATCGGCATATCCTCCCGGGGGCTTCTGATGATATACAACCAGTCCGGCGCGCTGGCGTGGAAAGGGGCCGGATTCGGTGTCACCGGAAAGAACATCGCCGTAGAAAAAAACTTTTATCTGCCGGTGTACCCCAGGATACTTCCCGTGGCCGACAGCCAGGCCGGGCTGACGCTGGCGGTGGCCGCATCCGAATACAAGCCCGGCGGCTTTCTGGACAAGGGGGGGCTGGAGAAAAGCTCCATCAAGTTCGTCCAGCCAGCCGAAAACGGCTACACCGTGGAGGACAGGCTGTTGTTCGCGGAAGGCTGGATCAGCGACATCGTTGAAGACCCCGCCGCCGCCACCGCCAAGGGAAGCGTGCTCGGATATGCTCTCGTCATCCCCGGTTCGTTGGGAGACAAATCAGAGATATATCTGCCAAACCGGTAG
- a CDS encoding VCBS repeat-containing protein produces the protein MKNKLIFTLAPLLAAIFSHHAAADSAPPPAPVAATAKAAPAFSGKTIGKFAERVAALYAYDLDKDGTAEIIAGFDTGVAVFKLENGVLRKVARHDTGPRSQVTGVCAGDFSGEGEPEIFVNKIAGTAARGEILSFNGRSLDRVQDELKYFFICGANGKLYRQGQRTDGALRDEVMAVEWTNQGMGERPFTPLPEQRRLSGLSIFDIDGDGAMDVAGFDMNRKLVYHSGAGDEWTNVDGEFGGSDITIRLTDEAEAEIHHEIQPAMVPMASSGKFPLIVAPQNQYTFTLLSATRNYVKSRILAVENKGLGYEVTASTPVVDGVINAIVPFGKNSFIAARSQKGLMGGTKSEILLLTVEGF, from the coding sequence ATGAAAAACAAACTCATTTTCACCCTCGCACCCCTTTTAGCCGCGATTTTTTCCCATCATGCCGCGGCGGACAGCGCCCCCCCGCCAGCCCCTGTGGCCGCAACGGCAAAGGCCGCCCCGGCCTTCTCGGGCAAGACCATAGGCAAGTTCGCGGAACGCGTCGCCGCCCTTTACGCGTATGACCTGGACAAGGACGGGACTGCTGAAATCATCGCCGGATTTGATACCGGAGTGGCCGTATTCAAGCTTGAAAATGGAGTGTTGCGCAAGGTCGCCCGGCACGACACTGGGCCGCGAAGCCAGGTTACGGGAGTGTGCGCCGGTGATTTCTCCGGTGAAGGCGAGCCGGAGATATTCGTGAACAAAATCGCGGGAACGGCAGCCAGGGGGGAGATACTCTCATTTAATGGCAGGTCGCTGGACAGGGTCCAGGACGAGCTAAAATATTTCTTCATCTGCGGCGCCAATGGCAAGCTTTACCGGCAGGGGCAAAGGACCGACGGGGCCCTGCGCGACGAGGTGATGGCGGTGGAGTGGACAAACCAGGGGATGGGCGAGCGCCCATTCACCCCCCTTCCAGAACAGCGGCGCCTGTCCGGCCTTTCCATATTCGACATTGACGGGGACGGCGCCATGGACGTGGCCGGATTCGACATGAACAGGAAGCTTGTCTATCATTCCGGCGCCGGGGACGAATGGACCAATGTGGACGGGGAGTTCGGCGGATCGGACATCACCATAAGACTTACGGACGAAGCGGAAGCGGAGATACATCACGAGATACAGCCGGCCATGGTCCCGATGGCATCCTCCGGCAAATTTCCTTTGATTGTGGCGCCGCAGAACCAATATACCTTCACGCTGCTTTCGGCCACGCGCAATTATGTGAAATCGCGGATATTGGCGGTGGAGAACAAGGGACTTGGGTACGAGGTGACCGCCTCCACCCCTGTGGTGGACGGGGTGATAAACGCCATCGTTCCTTTCGGGAAAAACAGTTTCATCGCCGCCCGGTCGCAAAAAGGGCTGATGGGCGGGACAAAGTCCGAGATATTGTTGCTGACTGTGGAAGGTTTTTAA
- a CDS encoding PAS domain S-box protein, with amino-acid sequence MTAYHYFLEVGRIIICFLIILYIYFLSRRNKLSGGQGWYLIIIGILLIMLGNVVQTAMEHFAPHLFRGFEAMASDLELLENIPLYLGGFLALAAGLTIWMPTVKHLKESEERFRLITETINEVFWMADPAINRMIYVSPGYEKVWGRSCKSLYADPRSFIEAIHPEDVGRALADLEVQKTGQPFDHEYRIIRPGGSVAWVWDRGYPVRGDGGEVIFYVGVAKDVTARKLAADALLESEERFRLVAETTQDAVIIADEDGRIVTWNHGAEAMTGYKSSEAIGKSVAELIVPDDHRQSHENGFKRFKVNGTGPLIGKMTEIMAKKRDGSLLPVEISLSAARVRGKWTAIAMLRDISERKRAEKMLFQSEKMASIGQLAAGIAHEINNPLSFVNSNTIYMKKNIEKMFDLAQSRSADREGELKELAKLKEESIEVVNETLEGTKRIVSIVKDLRTFTHVSGEELKVEDIHAILDGTLNIVHNELKYKAEVVKEYDAVNTAIECVPSQVGQVMVNLLVNAAHAIKEKGRITVRTRDEQGCVAVEIADTGSGIPPENMVKIFDPFFTTKPPGEGTGLGLALAYNIVQKHHGTISVESEVGKGTAFTVTLPLTQPE; translated from the coding sequence ATGACCGCTTACCATTATTTCCTTGAAGTGGGCAGGATAATCATCTGCTTTCTGATCATCCTGTATATCTATTTCCTCAGCCGCAGGAACAAGCTGTCCGGCGGGCAGGGGTGGTATCTGATCATAATCGGCATACTGCTTATCATGCTCGGCAATGTCGTCCAGACGGCCATGGAGCATTTCGCGCCGCATTTATTCCGCGGTTTTGAGGCCATGGCGTCTGACCTCGAACTTCTGGAGAACATTCCGCTTTATCTTGGCGGCTTTCTCGCGCTGGCCGCCGGGCTGACAATATGGATGCCAACGGTCAAACACCTGAAGGAAAGCGAGGAGCGGTTCCGGCTGATCACCGAGACCATAAACGAAGTGTTCTGGATGGCAGATCCGGCTATAAACAGGATGATATATGTCAGCCCCGGTTACGAGAAAGTGTGGGGGCGGTCATGCAAAAGCCTGTACGCCGACCCGCGCTCTTTCATAGAAGCGATCCACCCGGAGGATGTTGGCCGGGCGCTGGCCGATCTTGAGGTCCAAAAGACCGGTCAGCCTTTCGACCATGAATACAGGATAATCCGTCCGGGCGGCTCTGTCGCATGGGTGTGGGACAGGGGTTACCCGGTTCGGGGCGATGGAGGGGAGGTCATTTTTTATGTCGGCGTGGCCAAGGACGTAACCGCGCGCAAGCTGGCGGCGGATGCGCTTTTAGAAAGCGAGGAGCGGTTCCGTCTTGTCGCCGAGACCACGCAGGACGCGGTGATCATAGCCGATGAGGATGGCAGGATCGTCACCTGGAACCACGGCGCAGAAGCGATGACCGGTTATAAATCCTCGGAGGCCATCGGCAAGTCCGTGGCGGAGCTCATAGTGCCGGACGATCACAGGCAGTCACATGAAAACGGATTCAAGCGGTTCAAAGTGAACGGGACCGGCCCGTTGATAGGGAAAATGACCGAAATTATGGCCAAAAAGCGGGACGGGTCGCTGCTTCCGGTGGAGATTTCCCTTTCAGCGGCCAGGGTACGCGGAAAGTGGACGGCCATCGCGATGCTTCGCGACATTTCGGAGCGCAAAAGGGCGGAGAAGATGCTTTTCCAGTCCGAAAAGATGGCGTCCATCGGGCAGCTTGCCGCGGGTATCGCCCATGAAATAAACAATCCGCTAAGTTTTGTGAACTCCAACACTATTTATATGAAGAAAAACATCGAAAAGATGTTCGATCTGGCCCAAAGCCGCTCAGCGGACAGAGAGGGCGAACTCAAGGAGCTTGCCAAACTGAAAGAAGAGTCCATCGAAGTGGTGAACGAAACGCTGGAAGGGACAAAGCGGATCGTATCGATTGTGAAAGACCTGCGGACGTTCACCCACGTTTCCGGCGAGGAGTTGAAGGTGGAGGACATACATGCGATCCTGGACGGGACGCTCAACATCGTCCACAACGAATTAAAGTACAAGGCGGAAGTGGTAAAAGAGTATGATGCCGTCAATACGGCGATAGAATGCGTCCCGAGCCAGGTGGGGCAGGTGATGGTGAATCTGCTGGTGAACGCGGCCCATGCGATAAAGGAAAAAGGGAGAATAACGGTCCGCACCCGGGACGAACAGGGCTGCGTGGCGGTGGAAATAGCGGACACCGGGTCTGGAATACCGCCGGAAAACATGGTAAAAATATTCGATCCGTTTTTTACGACAAAGCCCCCTGGTGAAGGGACTGGCCTTGGGCTGGCTTTGGCGTATAATATCGTTCAGAAACATCACGGGACCATTTCGGTGGAAAGCGAAGTTGGCAAGGGGACGGCGTTCACGGTGACCCTGCCTTTGACGCAACCGGAATAA
- a CDS encoding response regulator, whose protein sequence is MENGNSSGKTATAGKASNKADAHFVSAPSGETPSILLVDDEEKILTSLKRLLTHAGYEVYTAQGAAPALAILSEWKIDLVISDLKMPGMDGVTFLDTVREKWPAAFRILLTAYADTEATIDAINKSHIYQYFMKPWDDNEVLIVVRNALGRKRAEQEKKALEEKIRVQNAMLMELNASLEAKVAEQTREIRKSLQDLSAAHSELRKSFFTSIKVFANIVECREGAMAGHSRRVAATARDLALRMGLPETEIQNIVVAALLHDIGKIGWSDEMLRKPFITLNNSERAEYAKHPTLAQAMLMPLESLNEAGGIIRQHHEQHDGKGFPGHAAGKDIAMGARIVLLANDLDALQEGFLLKEKFTSQQAVEYIVENSGKRYDPEVVDAFIASRISSSMETSIREMVLDSSSLRAGMMLSRDLYSSHEVFYLSKGQALTESTISLLKTIERIDEAPMVFHVKS, encoded by the coding sequence GTGGAGAACGGGAATAGTTCCGGCAAGACGGCCACCGCCGGAAAAGCGTCCAACAAGGCGGACGCCCATTTTGTTTCCGCGCCATCGGGAGAAACGCCAAGCATCCTGCTGGTGGACGACGAGGAAAAAATACTCACCTCCCTTAAAAGACTTCTCACCCACGCCGGGTATGAGGTGTACACGGCGCAGGGCGCCGCCCCGGCGCTTGCCATCCTGTCGGAATGGAAGATAGACCTTGTGATATCCGACCTTAAGATGCCCGGAATGGACGGCGTCACCTTCCTTGACACCGTGCGGGAGAAATGGCCGGCGGCGTTCAGGATACTGCTCACGGCCTATGCGGACACCGAGGCCACCATAGACGCGATCAACAAGAGCCACATCTACCAGTATTTCATGAAGCCGTGGGACGACAATGAGGTCCTCATCGTCGTTCGCAACGCCCTGGGGCGCAAGAGGGCGGAGCAGGAAAAGAAAGCGCTGGAGGAGAAAATCCGCGTCCAGAACGCCATGCTCATGGAGCTTAACGCCAGCCTGGAAGCCAAGGTGGCCGAGCAGACGCGGGAAATCAGAAAATCGCTGCAGGACCTTTCCGCCGCCCATTCGGAGCTTCGCAAGTCGTTCTTCACCTCCATCAAGGTGTTCGCCAACATAGTGGAGTGCCGCGAAGGGGCGATGGCCGGCCATTCGCGCCGTGTGGCCGCCACCGCCAGGGACCTGGCGCTAAGGATGGGCCTGCCGGAGACCGAAATCCAGAACATCGTTGTGGCGGCTCTGCTGCACGACATCGGCAAGATCGGCTGGTCCGACGAAATGCTCCGCAAGCCGTTCATAACGCTGAACAACAGCGAACGGGCCGAATACGCCAAGCATCCCACCCTGGCCCAGGCGATGCTCATGCCGCTGGAATCGCTCAACGAGGCCGGCGGGATCATCCGCCAGCACCATGAGCAGCACGACGGGAAGGGATTCCCCGGCCACGCCGCGGGCAAGGACATTGCGATGGGGGCGCGGATCGTGCTTCTGGCCAACGACCTGGACGCGCTGCAGGAAGGCTTCCTGCTCAAGGAGAAGTTCACAAGCCAGCAGGCTGTGGAGTACATAGTCGAAAACAGCGGCAAAAGATACGATCCTGAAGTGGTGGACGCCTTCATCGCCAGCCGCATCAGCTCCTCGATGGAGACCTCCATCCGGGAGATGGTGCTCGATTCGTCCAGTCTGCGGGCGGGGATGATGCTCTCAAGGGACCTGTATTCGTCCCACGAGGTATTCTATCTTTCAAAAGGCCAGGCGCTCACAGAGTCCACCATATCGCTTCTTAAGACCATCGAGCGGATTGACGAAGCCCCAATGGTCTTCCATGTTAAATCATGA
- a CDS encoding response regulator — MFRIMIVDDEVNIIKSLTRALAGEYEIESFESPSAALARANGKEFDLVMSDYRMPEMNGVDFLAAVKERQPHAARLILSGYTDRDELIGAINKAEIYRFLSKPWDEYELKVTIAQAIAHSKLLAENQRLADTVRQRERKVSELNDIMTFQKRELERLEKLHPGITKLTMDDEGNYISSIS, encoded by the coding sequence ATGTTCCGGATAATGATAGTTGACGACGAGGTGAACATCATCAAATCGCTCACCCGGGCGCTTGCGGGCGAATATGAGATAGAATCGTTCGAGTCCCCATCCGCCGCGCTGGCGCGGGCCAACGGGAAAGAGTTCGACCTGGTGATGTCCGACTACCGCATGCCGGAGATGAACGGGGTGGACTTTCTGGCGGCGGTAAAGGAGCGCCAGCCCCACGCCGCAAGGCTGATATTGAGCGGATACACCGACCGGGACGAGCTTATCGGCGCGATCAACAAGGCGGAGATTTACAGGTTTTTGAGCAAACCCTGGGACGAGTACGAACTGAAGGTCACCATCGCCCAGGCCATCGCCCATAGCAAGCTGTTGGCCGAAAACCAGCGCCTTGCCGATACTGTGCGGCAGCGGGAACGCAAGGTGTCCGAATTGAACGACATTATGACCTTCCAGAAACGCGAGCTTGAGCGGCTTGAAAAGCTCCATCCGGGGATAACGAAGCTCACGATGGACGATGAAGGCAATTACATAAGCTCGATTTCGTGA
- a CDS encoding methyltransferase domain-containing protein translates to MTFLSKLAHKAANFPFVKRALAENRFIVRMYFNWKYKKQDPYHVGQSDYEKEKLDRAMAALAFKDSFDNVLEVGCGEGFMTEALAGKAAHVLAVDISDIAVKRTAERTAGTSCVTAKRMDVFTTPPSPEYDLVVCSEVLYYFEPEQLPGAVENIIGWIRPGGHAALIHARAKADDTTGIDMKKFGAATIHGMFGKDPRFTIVSDDVQPLYRITVARKEL, encoded by the coding sequence ATGACTTTCCTTTCAAAACTTGCCCACAAGGCCGCCAACTTCCCGTTCGTCAAACGGGCGCTGGCGGAGAACCGCTTTATCGTGCGGATGTATTTCAACTGGAAATACAAGAAACAGGACCCGTATCATGTGGGGCAATCCGATTACGAAAAGGAAAAGCTGGACCGGGCCATGGCCGCGCTGGCCTTCAAGGACAGTTTCGATAATGTCCTGGAGGTGGGCTGCGGCGAGGGTTTCATGACAGAGGCGCTGGCCGGCAAGGCGGCGCATGTGCTGGCCGTGGACATATCGGACATCGCCGTGAAAAGGACCGCCGAACGCACCGCCGGAACCTCCTGCGTCACCGCAAAAAGGATGGACGTGTTCACCACCCCTCCCTCGCCGGAGTATGACCTGGTGGTGTGCTCGGAGGTGTTGTACTACTTCGAGCCAGAGCAGCTTCCCGGAGCCGTGGAGAACATCATCGGCTGGATAAGACCAGGCGGCCACGCGGCGCTCATCCACGCCAGGGCGAAGGCGGACGACACCACGGGAATAGACATGAAAAAATTCGGCGCCGCGACGATACACGGGATGTTCGGGAAGGATCCCCGTTTCACCATCGTCTCCGACGACGTACAACCGCTTTACAGGATCACCGTGGCGCGAAAGGAATTGTAG
- a CDS encoding M23 family metallopeptidase — translation MKKFCLLIALAMMVVLASSCAEREAIRRPSYKRGDEAPADSGKGRYHIVKRGETLYSIARRYNLPPSTLIKLNNITDVRNVKVGAKLVIAPGAAGPEEEKAKDYEEEEEDSKVYTPQMKGKFIWPLKSVAIGSGYGIRRNIKHDGIDLRSSKGSPIMASADGKVIYTGWGPSGYGKIVILKHDRRTITVYAHNDENIVKEGQEVKQGEQVATVGKTGRATGFHCHFEMRVDRKPVDPKKYLPALE, via the coding sequence GTGAAAAAGTTCTGTCTGCTCATAGCGCTGGCCATGATGGTGGTCCTCGCATCGTCGTGCGCGGAACGGGAGGCCATCCGCAGGCCATCGTACAAGCGCGGCGACGAGGCTCCCGCCGATTCCGGCAAGGGGCGGTATCATATCGTGAAAAGAGGCGAGACGCTGTACAGCATCGCCCGCAGATACAACCTTCCCCCCTCCACGCTCATCAAGCTGAACAACATCACCGACGTGCGCAACGTGAAGGTGGGCGCAAAGCTTGTCATCGCCCCCGGCGCCGCCGGACCGGAAGAGGAAAAGGCGAAGGACTACGAGGAGGAGGAAGAGGACAGCAAGGTATATACACCCCAGATGAAAGGAAAGTTCATCTGGCCGCTCAAGAGCGTGGCGATAGGCTCCGGCTATGGAATCCGGCGCAACATAAAACATGACGGGATAGATCTGCGGTCGTCCAAGGGAAGCCCCATCATGGCCAGCGCCGACGGGAAAGTGATCTACACCGGGTGGGGGCCTTCCGGTTACGGCAAGATAGTGATCCTCAAGCACGACAGGCGCACCATAACGGTGTACGCCCATAACGACGAGAACATCGTAAAGGAAGGGCAGGAGGTCAAACAGGGCGAACAGGTCGCCACCGTCGGAAAGACCGGCCGCGCCACGGGCTTCCATTGCCATTTCGAGATGCGTGTGGACAGAAAACCGGTGGACCCGAAAAAATACCTTCCGGCGCTGGAGTGA
- a CDS encoding TIGR00725 family protein, whose product MPEKQLIIGIIGGGSCGPEAAAMAQRAGELIARRGAALVCGGLGGVMEAASRGASMTGGVVIGVLPGDDARACNPHVTYPVATGMGHARNVIIVRTAHVLIAFEGESGTLSEIAIALKLGKPVIGVDAWRTVKGVIVRSTPEEAVEEAFGRIGRP is encoded by the coding sequence ATGCCGGAAAAACAGCTAATCATCGGGATCATCGGAGGAGGCTCTTGCGGGCCGGAGGCGGCGGCGATGGCCCAACGCGCCGGCGAGCTTATCGCCCGGCGGGGGGCGGCGCTGGTGTGCGGCGGCCTTGGAGGGGTGATGGAGGCCGCGTCGCGCGGGGCTTCAATGACCGGGGGCGTTGTGATCGGCGTGCTGCCGGGGGACGACGCGCGCGCCTGCAATCCACATGTCACCTACCCCGTGGCCACCGGGATGGGGCACGCCCGCAATGTGATAATAGTCCGCACGGCCCATGTCCTTATAGCCTTCGAGGGGGAGAGCGGCACATTGTCGGAAATAGCCATCGCCTTAAAGCTTGGCAAACCGGTGATCGGCGTGGACGCGTGGAGAACGGTCAAAGGGGTAATCGTGCGCTCCACCCCGGAAGAAGCGGTGGAAGAAGCGTTCGGGCGGATCGGACGGCCGTGA
- a CDS encoding rubrerythrin — MTEDKRIVEEEILAILEEAIREERESASRYQKGLALAADPEVKSMFERLIRDEETHERVLKERYYEIKKRLGLKVMKDK; from the coding sequence ATGACGGAAGACAAACGGATAGTGGAGGAAGAAATTCTCGCCATTCTCGAAGAAGCGATCCGGGAGGAAAGGGAATCGGCCTCCCGCTATCAAAAAGGGCTGGCGCTGGCCGCGGACCCCGAGGTAAAAAGCATGTTCGAACGCCTTATCCGGGACGAAGAAACCCATGAGAGGGTTTTAAAGGAGCGCTATTATGAAATAAAAAAGCGCCTCGGCCTGAAAGTGATGAAAGACAAGTGA
- a CDS encoding efflux RND transporter periplasmic adaptor subunit — protein MEGKPSDKPPGEKPDGGRKNALIKLAGAFALAASLYGAYWLFHGRFHETTDNAYVTGNLISIEPQVAGSIISIGADETDFVKKGSVLVRLDGADTQVALEKAKAELAENVRRAGQMIEQVEQAKAGVSLKEAELSKARDEFERRKTLEQSGAISREDFDRAKTAYDVAGQALRGAVRQLKGAQALAPDKDVRDNPAVKLAMSKAREAHLAWKRTVIVSPVEGYVAKRGAQAGQRVAPGRPLMTIAPVAAIRVEANFKENQLSNMRIGQSATLTSDMYGGSVVFHGKVAGIVAGTGSVFSLLPPQNATGNWIKIVQRVPVKIDLDPAEVAAHPLFIGLSMKADVNTSDRSGKALATVERGKEVYGTEVYAAQSEGADEMIEEIINGAKPAR, from the coding sequence ATGGAAGGCAAACCATCGGACAAACCGCCGGGGGAAAAGCCGGACGGGGGGCGTAAAAACGCCCTCATAAAGCTTGCCGGAGCCTTCGCTTTGGCCGCGTCGCTATACGGCGCCTACTGGCTTTTCCACGGCAGGTTCCACGAGACCACCGACAACGCATATGTCACAGGCAACCTGATAAGCATAGAGCCGCAGGTGGCCGGCTCCATCATTTCCATCGGCGCCGACGAGACCGATTTTGTGAAAAAGGGGAGCGTGCTTGTCCGGCTGGACGGGGCGGACACCCAGGTGGCGCTGGAGAAAGCGAAGGCGGAGCTTGCCGAAAACGTGCGCCGGGCCGGCCAGATGATAGAGCAGGTGGAGCAGGCGAAGGCAGGCGTTTCGCTTAAGGAGGCGGAGCTTTCCAAGGCGCGGGACGAGTTTGAACGCAGAAAGACCTTAGAGCAGAGCGGCGCCATATCCCGGGAGGACTTCGACCGGGCCAAGACCGCGTATGACGTGGCCGGGCAGGCGCTGCGGGGCGCCGTGCGCCAGCTTAAAGGGGCGCAGGCGCTGGCGCCGGACAAGGACGTGCGGGACAATCCGGCGGTGAAACTTGCCATGTCCAAGGCGCGCGAGGCGCACCTGGCGTGGAAGAGGACGGTGATAGTCTCCCCGGTGGAAGGGTATGTGGCAAAGCGCGGGGCGCAGGCGGGCCAAAGGGTGGCCCCCGGCAGGCCCCTTATGACCATCGCACCGGTGGCCGCTATCCGGGTGGAGGCGAATTTCAAGGAGAACCAGCTTTCCAACATGCGCATCGGCCAGTCTGCCACCCTCACTTCGGACATGTACGGCGGTTCCGTGGTGTTCCACGGCAAGGTGGCGGGCATAGTGGCGGGGACGGGGAGCGTGTTCTCTCTGCTCCCGCCGCAGAACGCCACGGGCAACTGGATCAAGATCGTCCAGCGCGTCCCGGTGAAGATAGACCTGGACCCGGCGGAGGTTGCGGCGCATCCGCTTTTCATCGGCCTTTCAATGAAGGCGGACGTGAACACCTCCGACAGGAGCGGCAAGGCCCTTGCCACAGTGGAGCGCGGCAAGGAGGTTTACGGGACGGAAGTTTACGCCGCGCAGTCCGAAGGGGCGGACGAAATGATAGAGGAAATAATAAACGGCGCCAAACCGGCGCGGTAG